A region of the Burkholderia pyrrocinia genome:
GTGCTGGGCATGCAGGCGCTCGACGCGCCGAACGGCGCGCTGTACCTGAAGATGGACGAGCGCGATTTCCGCTACGTGATCGTCCCCGGCGCGACCGACCGCTATTTCGCGTCGGGCTGGGAACTACCCGACGGCGCCGCGTTCGACACCGCGTTTGCGGTGCTGCAGCGTGCGGGCGCCGAGCCGATCCGCGCGACGCCCGCCGAAGCCGCGCTGCGCCGCGTGCAGGCGATGGCGTGGTGCACCGACCCGTCCGGTAACCGCCACGAGCTGTACTGGGGCGCGCGCTGCGACTTCCGCCGCTTCGTGTCGCCGCTGGGCGTCGCGCGTTTCGTCACCGGCGACATGGGGCTCGGCCACGCGGTGCTGCCCGCGCCGCAGTTCGACGCGACCGACGCATTCGTGCGCGGCGTGCTCGGCTTCGAGCTGTCCGACATCTATCGCGTGAAATTCACGCCCGATCCGGCCGAACCCGAAAAACGCATCCATTTCATGCACTGCCGCAACGCACGCCATCACAGTCTTGCGCTGTTCGAGATGGCCGTGCCGTCGGGCTGCGTGCACGTGATGGCCGAAGTCGACTCGATGGACGAAGTCGGCCGCGCGCTGGATCGCGTCGGCGCGCACGACGTGAAGATGTCGGCGACGCTCGGCCGGCACTGCAACGACCAGATGATCTCTTTCTACATGAAGACCCCCGGCGGCTTCGATCTCGAATACGGCTTCGGCGGTCTCACGGTCGACTGGTCGAAGCACGCGGTGTTCGAGGCCACCAAGGTGAGCCAGTGGGGCCACGACTTCAGCATCGGATACCGGTAAGCCAGCACGATGACGATGAAACCTCTCGACAAGACGATGTCCGCGCGCGACGTGGTCGCGCAACTCGCCGACGGCATGACGATCGGCATCGGCGGATGGGGGCCGCGGCGCAAGCCGATGGCGCTGGTGCGCGAAATCGCGCGCTCGAACCTGAAGGACCTGACGATCGTCGCGTACGGCGGCGCCGATGTCGGCCTGCTGTGCGCGGCGGGCAAGGTCCGCAAGGTGGTGTTCGGTTTCGTGTCGCTCGACGTGATCCCGCTCGAACCGCATTTCCGCCGTGCGCGTGAACAGGGCCGTATCGACGTGCTCGAACTCGACGAAGGGATGCTGCAGCTCGGCCTGCGCGCGGCCGCCGCGCGCCTGCCGTTCCTGCCGACGCGTGCCGGCCTCGGCACCGCGCTGCTCGATCACGCGCCGCAACTGCGCACGGTGAGCTCGCCGTACGACGACGGCGAGACGCTGCTGGCGATGCCGGCGATCGAACTCGACGTCGCGCTGCTGCACGTGAACGCTGCCGACCGGATGGGCAACACGCGCATCGACGGCCCCGATCCGTTCTTCGATGCCTGGATGGCGCGTGCCGCGCAGCGCTGCTACGTGTCGGCCGAAACAGTCGAAGCGGCCGGCGCGTCGCTCGCGAGCGAAGACCTCGACGCCGCGCGCCGCAACCCGTTCGAGCGCTCGCTCGTCACGGGCGTCGTGCACGCGCCGGGCGGCGCGCATCCGACGTCGTGCGGGCCGGCCTACGGCTGGGACCTGCCGCACCTGCGCGCGTACTGCGCCAGCGCGGAAGACGACGCGAAAACGGCGGCGTACCTGCGCGACGTGGTCGGCCAGGACGAACGCCGGTACCTCGAAGGCGTCGGCGGCCTGTCGCATGTGACGACGCTGCCGTTGCCGATTCTGTAAAGGAGCGCCTGTGAGCGAATCTCTCGACCATTCCCTCGCGGAACTGATGATCGTCGCGTCCGCGCGACTCTGGCGCGACGACGGCGAAGTGCTGGCGACCGGCATCGGTACGGGCCCGCGGCTCGCGGCCGGCCTCGCGCGGCTCGCGTACAACAACGGGCTGATGCTGACCGACGGCGAAGCGTATCTCGTCGAGGAGCCGGTGCCGCTCGGCCCGCGCCCCGACGGCTATCGCGTGAAGGCGAGCGGCTGGATGACGTACGAGCGCGTGTTCGACTGCCTGTGGCATGGCCGCCGCCATGCGCTGGTGATGCCGACGCAGATCGACCGCTTCGGCCAGGCCAACATCTCGTGGCTCGGCGACGACTACACGCATCCGAAAACCCAACTGCTCGGCGCGCGCGGCTTCCCCGGCAATTCGACGAACCATGCGAATTCGTTCTTCGTCAGCGGTCACGGCAAGCGCACGTTCGTCGCGGGCGAAGTCGACATGGTGTGCACGGTCGGCTACAACCCGGCGCGCCGGCTGCCCGGGATGAAGACCTTCGTCGACCTGCGCAGCATCGTCACCGACCTGTGCGTGATGGATTTCGGCGGACCCGACCACGCGATCCGCGTGCGCTCGCTGCATCCGGGCGTGAGCTTCGACGAGGTGCAGGACGCGACGGGCTTTCCGCTGATCGCGCATCCGGAGCTCGGCACGACGGCCGCGCCGAACGCGGAAGACCTGCGCATCGTGCGTGCGCTCGATCCGCACAACCTGCGCGCGACGATCGTGCGCAACAATCCGGCGCCGCGCCGGGGATGAAGGCCGACATGGAAGCGACCCAGGTGACGTTCGGCGACGGTGTCGTCGACTACGCGGTCGAGGACGGCATCGCGACGATCACGATGAACCGCCCCGAGTATCACAACGCGCAGAACTCGAAGATGACGTATGCGCTCGACGCGGCGTTCCGGCGCGCGGCGCACGACGACGCGGTGAAGGCGATCGTGCTCGCGGGCGCCGGCAAGCATTTCTCGGCGGGCCACGACATCGGCACGCCGGGCCGCGACATCCACGAATCGTTCGAGCGCGCGTCGCTGTGGTACGACCACGTCGACAAGGAAGGCGGCGAATTCCTCTATGCGCGCGAGCAGGAGGTGTACCTCGGGATGTGCCGGCGCTGGCGCGACTTGCCGAAGCCGACGATCGCGATGGTGCAGGGCGCGTGCATCGCGGGCGGGCTGATGCTCGCGTGGGTGTGCGACCTGATCGTCGCGTCGGAGGATGCATTCTTCGCCGATCCGGTCGTGCGGATGGGGATCCCGGGTGTGGAGTATTTCGCGCATGCGTACGAGCTGAATCCGCGCATCGCGAAGGAATTCCTGTTCCTCGGCGAGCGGATGCCGGCCGAGCGCGCGTACCAGATGGGGATGGTCAACCGCGTGGTGCCGCGCGAGCGGCTGCGCGATGCGACCTACGCGATCGCCGCGAAGATCGCGACGATGCCGCGCCTCGGGCTCACGCTGACCAAGCAGGCGCTGAACCACGTCGAGGAACTGCAGGGCAAGCGCGCGGCGATGGATGCGGCGTTCGCTTGGCATCACTTCGCGCATGCGCATAACGAGCTCGTCAGCGGTGACCGCCTCGGCGGTTACGACGCGCGCAGCATGGCCAGTTCGCAGCGCCAGCCGAACGGCGCGGAGCGCGGCGATGCGGCGGCACCGGTCGCCGTCAACGGAGCCGCAGCATGAGCACGACGCTTCATGGCCCGCTCCACAGCCCGCTCCACACCCCGTTGTGCGGCCTGCTCGGCTGCCGCTACCCGATCGTGCAGACCGCGATGGGCTGGGTGGCCGACGCGCGGCTCGTCGCGGCCACCTCCAACGCGGGCGGCTTCGGCTTCCTGGCCGGCGCGACGCTCGAGCCCGAGCAGGTCGAGGCCGAGATCCTGAAGGTGAAGTCGCTGACGGACCAGCCGTTCGGCATCAACTTCCACATGTTCCAGAAGAACGCCGCGCAGGTGGTCGATCTGGCGATCGAGCACCGGCTGCGCGCGGTCAGCTACGGCCGCGGGCCCGATGCGAAGACGATCCGCCGCTTCAAGGATGCCGGCATCGTCTGCATGCCGACCGTCGGCGCGCCGAAGCATGCGGCGAAGGCCGTCGAACTCGGCGCCGACATCGTGACGGTGCAGGGCGCGGAAGGCGGCGGCCACACGGGCTCGGTGCCGACCACGCTGCTGCTGCCGAAGGTGCTCGACGTGGTGCGGGTGCCGGTCGTCGCGGCCGGCGGCTTCTTCGACGGGCGCGGCCTGGCTGCCGCGCTCGCGTACGGCGCGGCCGGCATCGCGATGGGCACGCGCTTCCTGATGAGTGCCGAATCGCCGGTGCCGCGCGAGACGCTCGAACGTTATGTCGCGGTTGGCGACCCGGCGCGTATCCGCGTGTCGGACGCGCTCGACGGGCTGCCGCAACGGATGATCGACAACCCGTACCTGCTGAAGCTCGAACGCTTCGGCCCGCTGCGCCGCACGCTGTTCGCGTTGAAGACGGCCGAAGCGTGGCGGCGCCAGAACGGGCTGCGCACGAGCGAAATGCTCGGCCTCGCGATCAAGGCGCTGCGCTTGCACGACTACACGGCGAGCCAGACGCTGATGGCCGCGAACGCGCCGTTCCTGATCCAGCGCGCGATCGTCGAGGGCCGCCCCGACGAGGGCGTGCTGCCGAGCGGCCAGGCGGCGGCGATGATCGGCGCGATCGAATCGTGCGACGTGCTGATCGCGCGGATCGTCGCGGAAGCCGGCGAGCGGCTCGACGCACTGGCCGCGCTGCGCGGCGCGGCAGCGGCGCAGGCCGCATAAACGACATCACAGGGAGGCAGGGAAGATGACAACATCCAATCAACCGGCCGGCGCCATGCCGTTCCGGATCGACCGCGCAGACGGAGGCGGCATCGCCGAACTGGTGATCGCCCATCCGCCCGTGAACGCGCTCGACGCGCAGGGCTGGCACGCGCTCGCCCGCGCGCTCGACGCGCTCGGCGAGGACGACGACGTGCGCGTGATCGTCGTGCGCGGCGAAGGCCGCGGCTTCTGCGCGGGCGTCGACATCAAGGAACTGGCCGCGCATCCGGAGCGGATCGTATCGGTCAACGCAGGCAACTACGAGACGTTCCGCGCGGTGCACCGCAACCCGAAGCCGGTGATCGCGGCCGTGCACGGTTTCGTGCTCGGCGGCGGGATCGGTATCTGCGGCGCGGCGGACATCGTCGTCGCGGCCGATTGCGCGCGCTTCGGCGTGCCCGAGATCGACCGCGGCGCGATGGGCGGCGGCGCGCACCTGCAGCGGCTGTTCGGCGTGCAGAAGGTGCGGACGATGTACTTCACCGGCGAGATGATCGACGCGGCCGAAGCGTACCGCCTCGGCGCGGTCGAGCAGGTCGTCGCACGCGACGCGCTGCGCGACGCGGCGCTCGCGATCGCCCGCAAGATCGCGGACAAGAGCCCGGCGATGGTGCGGCTCGCGAAGGAGGCGCTGAACGGTGTCGAGGACGGCGATCTCGAGGACAAGTACCGCTGGGAGCAGGGCTTCACGCTGCAGGCGTACATGACGAACGACTCGACGGAGGCGCGCACCGCGTTCGTCGAGAAGCGCGACGCGCGTTTCGACGCACCGGCCGAGGAGGCACGCGCATGAACCTGACCTATACGCCGCAACAGCAGGCGTTCCGCGCGGAAATTCGCGAATGGCTCGCCGCGCACGTGCCGCGCGAGCGGCTGCCGAGCTTCGATACCGAGGCAGGCTTCGCCGCGCACCGCGAATGGGAGCGCACGCTGCACTCGGGCCGCTGGAGCATGGTCACGTGGCCGCGCGAGCTGGGCGGGCGCGGCTGCGACCTGATCGAGTGGCTGATCTTCGAGGAAGAGTACTGGCGCGCGGACGCGCCGATGCGCGTGAACCAGAACGGCATCTTCCTGCTCGGCCCGACGCTGATGGATTTCGGTACCGACGCGCAGAAGGCGCGCTTCCTGCCCGCGATGGCGGCCGGCGAGCACGTGTGGGCGCAGGGCTGGTCGGAGCCGAACGCGGGCTCGGACATGGCCGCGATCCGCACGACGGCGACCCGCATCGGCGACGAGTACGTGCTGAACGGCCAGAAGATCTGGTCGACCCGCGCGGTATGGGCCGACTGGCTGTTCGGGCTGTTCCGCAGCGATCCCGAATCGTCGCGCCACCACGGGCTCACGTTCCTGATGGTGCCGCTGTCCGCGCCGGGCATCACGGTGCGGCCGATCCGGCAGCTCAACGGGCAGACGGGCTTCGCGGAGATTTTCTTCGACGACGTGCGCGTGCCGGTCGAGAACCGGCTCGCGGCCGAAGGCGCGGGCTGGCAGGTCGCGATGGCGACGGCCGGCTTCGAGCGCGGGCTGATGCTGCGTTCGCCCGCGCGTTTCCAGCGTACCGCGCAGGCGTTGCGCGACCTGTATCTCGCGCACCGCGACAGCGCGGATCGCGATCCGACGCTGCGCGAGCGCGTGGTATCGGCGTGGATGGACGCGCAGGCGTATGCGCTGTCGACCTACGCGACCGCGAGCCGGTTGCTGAAGGGCGGCCACATCGGCGCGGAGTCGAGCACCAACAAGGTGTTCTGGTCGGAGCTCGACCTGCGCATGCACCAGACCGCGCTCGATATCCTCGGCGCGCACGGCGAGGTCGTCCCGCAGACGCCCGCGCAGCACGCGACGCTCGGCCACTGGCTCGACGGTTTCCTGTTCGCGCAGGCCGGCACGATCTACGCGGGCACCAACGAGATCCAGCGCAACATCGTCGCCGAACGGATGCTCGGCATGCCGCGCGCGTAACGGCGCCGGCCCCCCTCACAGAACGGACATCGTATGGATTTCGTATTCGATGAAGACCAGGAAGCGCTCGCGGACAGCGTGAAGCGCCTGCTGATGACCGAGATGACGCCCGAGCTGATCCGCGAGCTCTGGGCTACGCCGACCGGGCGCTCGGACGAACTCTGGGCGCTGTTCGCGTCGCAGGGGCTGACCGCCGTGTCGGTGCCTGAGGCGCACGGCGGGCTCGGCCTGACCGAAGCGGAATGGGCGCTGCTCGCCCAGACCTACGGCTATTTCGGCAGCCCCGAGCCGCTGCTCGACACGGCGCTCGTGTCGGCCGGCGTGCTCGCGCGGCTGCCCGCGAGCGACTGGCGCGACGCGCTGCTGCGCGACATCGCCGAAGGGCGCGCGCGTGTCGCGCTCGTGCATCCGGTGAACCCGTATGCGGCCGACGTGCACGTCGCGCAGACGCTCCTGTGCGAACACCGTGGCGAGTTGCACCGCGTCGATCCCGCGCAGTGCGCGTGGCGCGCGGTCGACAGCGTCGACCCGTCGCGGCGCCTGTTCGCGCTCGACTGGGAACCGTCGCCGGCCACGCGCATCGCGGGCGCCGCCGAGGCTGCGCCGCTGCTGGCGCGCGCGCTCGACCACGGCGCGTTCGCGGTTGCCGCGCAATTGCTCGGCCTCACGCAGCGCGTGCTCGACGTCGCGATCGACTACAGCGCGCAGCGCAAGCAGTTCGGCAAGGCGATCGGCTCGTACCAGGCGCTCAAGCATCTGCTCGCGGATGTTGCGATCCGCTACGAGTTCGCGCGGCCGGTGGTCGCGCGCGCCGCACAGGCGATCGCCGACGATCACCCGCAGCGCGCCGTGTTCGTGTCGCACGCGAAGCTCGCGGCGACCTCGGCCGCACAACTGGCCGCGCGCCACTCGATGCAGGTGCACGGCGCGATCGGCTACACGTGGGAGCTCGACCTGCAGATCTTCATGAAGCGCATCTGGGCGCTGTCTGGAAGCTGGGGCGACAGCGCGTTCCACAAGGCCCGCGTGGCTGATGCGATCCTCGGCGACGCGTTGCCGATCGGCCCCGCGCAGACCTTCGACCTCGAGGAATCGAACTAATGAAACAAGCCTATATCGTCGACGCGCTGCGCACGCCGACCGGCCGCCGCAAGGGCGGGCTCGCGCACGTGCATGCGGCGGACCTCGGCGGCTTCGTGCTGAAGACGCTCGTCGAGCGCAACGCGATTCCGGCCGACGAATACGACGACGTGGTGTTCGGCTGCGTCGACACGATCGGCCCGCTCGCGGGCAACATCGCGCGCACCTGCTGGCTCGCGGCCGGGTTGCCGCTGCAGGTGCCGGGCGTGACGGTCGACCGCCAGTGCGGCTCGTCGCAGCAGGCCGTGCACTTCGCCGCGCAGGCCGTGATGAGCGGCGTGCAGGACGTCGTCGTCGCGGGCGGCGTGCAGACGATGACGCAGATCCCGATCT
Encoded here:
- a CDS encoding VOC family protein codes for the protein MIDVRALGYVVVEATRVDAWRRYAEDVLGMQALDAPNGALYLKMDERDFRYVIVPGATDRYFASGWELPDGAAFDTAFAVLQRAGAEPIRATPAEAALRRVQAMAWCTDPSGNRHELYWGARCDFRRFVSPLGVARFVTGDMGLGHAVLPAPQFDATDAFVRGVLGFELSDIYRVKFTPDPAEPEKRIHFMHCRNARHHSLALFEMAVPSGCVHVMAEVDSMDEVGRALDRVGAHDVKMSATLGRHCNDQMISFYMKTPGGFDLEYGFGGLTVDWSKHAVFEATKVSQWGHDFSIGYR
- a CDS encoding CoA transferase subunit A, with translation MTMKPLDKTMSARDVVAQLADGMTIGIGGWGPRRKPMALVREIARSNLKDLTIVAYGGADVGLLCAAGKVRKVVFGFVSLDVIPLEPHFRRAREQGRIDVLELDEGMLQLGLRAAAARLPFLPTRAGLGTALLDHAPQLRTVSSPYDDGETLLAMPAIELDVALLHVNAADRMGNTRIDGPDPFFDAWMARAAQRCYVSAETVEAAGASLASEDLDAARRNPFERSLVTGVVHAPGGAHPTSCGPAYGWDLPHLRAYCASAEDDAKTAAYLRDVVGQDERRYLEGVGGLSHVTTLPLPIL
- a CDS encoding CoA-transferase subunit beta, producing the protein MSESLDHSLAELMIVASARLWRDDGEVLATGIGTGPRLAAGLARLAYNNGLMLTDGEAYLVEEPVPLGPRPDGYRVKASGWMTYERVFDCLWHGRRHALVMPTQIDRFGQANISWLGDDYTHPKTQLLGARGFPGNSTNHANSFFVSGHGKRTFVAGEVDMVCTVGYNPARRLPGMKTFVDLRSIVTDLCVMDFGGPDHAIRVRSLHPGVSFDEVQDATGFPLIAHPELGTTAAPNAEDLRIVRALDPHNLRATIVRNNPAPRRG
- a CDS encoding enoyl-CoA hydratase, which codes for MEATQVTFGDGVVDYAVEDGIATITMNRPEYHNAQNSKMTYALDAAFRRAAHDDAVKAIVLAGAGKHFSAGHDIGTPGRDIHESFERASLWYDHVDKEGGEFLYAREQEVYLGMCRRWRDLPKPTIAMVQGACIAGGLMLAWVCDLIVASEDAFFADPVVRMGIPGVEYFAHAYELNPRIAKEFLFLGERMPAERAYQMGMVNRVVPRERLRDATYAIAAKIATMPRLGLTLTKQALNHVEELQGKRAAMDAAFAWHHFAHAHNELVSGDRLGGYDARSMASSQRQPNGAERGDAAAPVAVNGAAA
- a CDS encoding NAD(P)H-dependent flavin oxidoreductase — encoded protein: MSTTLHGPLHSPLHTPLCGLLGCRYPIVQTAMGWVADARLVAATSNAGGFGFLAGATLEPEQVEAEILKVKSLTDQPFGINFHMFQKNAAQVVDLAIEHRLRAVSYGRGPDAKTIRRFKDAGIVCMPTVGAPKHAAKAVELGADIVTVQGAEGGGHTGSVPTTLLLPKVLDVVRVPVVAAGGFFDGRGLAAALAYGAAGIAMGTRFLMSAESPVPRETLERYVAVGDPARIRVSDALDGLPQRMIDNPYLLKLERFGPLRRTLFALKTAEAWRRQNGLRTSEMLGLAIKALRLHDYTASQTLMAANAPFLIQRAIVEGRPDEGVLPSGQAAAMIGAIESCDVLIARIVAEAGERLDALAALRGAAAAQAA
- a CDS encoding enoyl-CoA hydratase family protein, which produces MTTSNQPAGAMPFRIDRADGGGIAELVIAHPPVNALDAQGWHALARALDALGEDDDVRVIVVRGEGRGFCAGVDIKELAAHPERIVSVNAGNYETFRAVHRNPKPVIAAVHGFVLGGGIGICGAADIVVAADCARFGVPEIDRGAMGGGAHLQRLFGVQKVRTMYFTGEMIDAAEAYRLGAVEQVVARDALRDAALAIARKIADKSPAMVRLAKEALNGVEDGDLEDKYRWEQGFTLQAYMTNDSTEARTAFVEKRDARFDAPAEEARA
- a CDS encoding acyl-CoA dehydrogenase family protein, with the translated sequence MNLTYTPQQQAFRAEIREWLAAHVPRERLPSFDTEAGFAAHREWERTLHSGRWSMVTWPRELGGRGCDLIEWLIFEEEYWRADAPMRVNQNGIFLLGPTLMDFGTDAQKARFLPAMAAGEHVWAQGWSEPNAGSDMAAIRTTATRIGDEYVLNGQKIWSTRAVWADWLFGLFRSDPESSRHHGLTFLMVPLSAPGITVRPIRQLNGQTGFAEIFFDDVRVPVENRLAAEGAGWQVAMATAGFERGLMLRSPARFQRTAQALRDLYLAHRDSADRDPTLRERVVSAWMDAQAYALSTYATASRLLKGGHIGAESSTNKVFWSELDLRMHQTALDILGAHGEVVPQTPAQHATLGHWLDGFLFAQAGTIYAGTNEIQRNIVAERMLGMPRA
- a CDS encoding acyl-CoA dehydrogenase family protein, which translates into the protein MDFVFDEDQEALADSVKRLLMTEMTPELIRELWATPTGRSDELWALFASQGLTAVSVPEAHGGLGLTEAEWALLAQTYGYFGSPEPLLDTALVSAGVLARLPASDWRDALLRDIAEGRARVALVHPVNPYAADVHVAQTLLCEHRGELHRVDPAQCAWRAVDSVDPSRRLFALDWEPSPATRIAGAAEAAPLLARALDHGAFAVAAQLLGLTQRVLDVAIDYSAQRKQFGKAIGSYQALKHLLADVAIRYEFARPVVARAAQAIADDHPQRAVFVSHAKLAATSAAQLAARHSMQVHGAIGYTWELDLQIFMKRIWALSGSWGDSAFHKARVADAILGDALPIGPAQTFDLEESN